One genomic window of Haloarchaeobius salinus includes the following:
- a CDS encoding efflux RND transporter permease subunit has protein sequence MSRVDAATDRVADLVVDRPGAVVAVFLLVTLLFAAGLGNVSTEAGTEQFTEDSPAQVALDRVNRDFQPVFEPDEGTTQLIHRSGNVLAREELLRMLRTLERIEDRESLRVSSIASPARTVARTLDPEASGLEAEVRAVEGATEREIDRAVRRAAASPGFTASLSEDFNAQSASASASITVVRHRIPAGLESTAGAGGTSPLTDIQLRTERVVEAGGGDIVVFGAGILSEEFSTIIGDSLLIVVPAAVLLILVFLVVAYRDLVDLLLGLVSLAMALVWTIGFLGLADIAFSQLLIAVPPLLLAVGIDFGIHTINRYREERVTGTGIEASMRVAARQLLVAFGIVTATTVIGFSSNVTSGLAPIREFGIVAAVGITFTFCIFGVFLPAAKVFADRIVARTPIPQFSQRPLAQEGSALGAILPVGIEVARRAPVVFLLLVAALTAGTGYYGTGVDTSFSDEDFLPPEETAAFLDDLPEPFAPGEYTVTGTTNFLEANFAAAEDDTVVVYVEGPMRRNDALEAIQRANRDPPDSFVTENREARSESILGVIRTHQNRSESFRRLVDRNDPDDDGIPERNLERVYEVLLDSESGDQARRFLTEDFRSTRIVYTVEADAEQAEITADAREQADRFRFEATATGATVVFQDIADTILASALRSLVIAFALTAVFLVVVYQLLAGRPSLGVVNLVPIAVTLGLIAGSMRFFGVPFNALTATILSITLGLGIDYSAHIVHRFVDEFEARAAVLPAIDATVRGTGGALTGSMLTTTAGTGVLVLAITPVLGQFGLLTALSVFYSYLTAIVVTPSALVVWGRLTGADLHASRTGFVHTARPDSTD, from the coding sequence GTGTCGCGGGTCGACGCCGCCACGGACCGGGTCGCCGACCTCGTGGTCGACCGGCCTGGGGCCGTCGTCGCGGTCTTCCTGCTCGTGACCCTGCTGTTCGCGGCGGGGCTCGGGAACGTCTCGACGGAGGCCGGCACCGAGCAGTTCACCGAGGACAGCCCGGCGCAGGTCGCCCTCGACCGGGTGAACCGCGACTTCCAGCCGGTGTTCGAGCCCGACGAGGGGACGACCCAGCTCATCCACCGGTCGGGGAACGTGCTGGCCCGCGAGGAGCTGTTGCGGATGCTCCGAACGCTCGAACGCATCGAGGACCGCGAGTCGCTCCGCGTGTCGTCCATCGCCAGCCCCGCCCGGACCGTCGCACGGACGCTCGACCCCGAGGCGAGCGGACTCGAGGCCGAGGTCCGCGCAGTCGAGGGGGCGACCGAGCGCGAGATCGACAGGGCGGTCCGGCGGGCGGCCGCGTCGCCGGGCTTTACGGCGTCGCTGAGCGAGGACTTCAACGCGCAGTCCGCCAGCGCGTCGGCGTCCATCACGGTCGTGCGCCACCGCATCCCGGCGGGGCTGGAGTCGACGGCGGGGGCCGGTGGCACCAGCCCGCTGACCGACATCCAGCTCCGCACCGAGCGCGTCGTCGAGGCGGGCGGCGGCGACATCGTCGTCTTCGGGGCCGGCATCCTCTCCGAGGAGTTCTCGACCATCATCGGCGACTCGCTGCTCATCGTCGTCCCGGCGGCGGTTCTGCTCATCCTCGTCTTCCTCGTCGTCGCCTACCGCGACCTGGTCGACCTGCTGCTCGGGCTGGTGTCGCTGGCGATGGCGCTCGTCTGGACCATCGGTTTTCTGGGATTGGCCGACATCGCCTTCTCGCAGCTCCTCATCGCCGTCCCGCCGCTGCTGCTCGCGGTCGGCATCGACTTCGGCATCCACACCATCAACCGCTACCGCGAGGAGCGCGTCACCGGCACGGGCATCGAGGCGTCGATGCGGGTCGCGGCGCGCCAGCTGCTCGTCGCCTTCGGCATCGTCACCGCGACGACGGTCATCGGCTTCTCGTCGAACGTGACGAGCGGACTCGCACCCATCCGCGAGTTCGGCATCGTCGCCGCCGTCGGCATCACGTTCACGTTCTGCATCTTCGGCGTGTTCCTCCCGGCCGCGAAGGTGTTCGCGGACCGAATCGTCGCCCGGACGCCCATCCCGCAGTTCAGCCAGCGCCCGCTCGCACAGGAGGGCTCCGCGCTCGGAGCGATCCTTCCGGTCGGCATCGAGGTCGCCCGACGCGCCCCCGTCGTCTTCCTCCTGCTCGTCGCCGCGCTGACGGCGGGCACCGGCTACTACGGCACCGGCGTCGACACCTCGTTCTCCGACGAGGACTTCCTCCCGCCCGAGGAGACGGCGGCGTTCCTCGACGACCTGCCGGAGCCGTTCGCACCCGGCGAGTACACCGTGACGGGGACGACGAACTTCCTCGAGGCGAACTTCGCCGCCGCCGAGGACGACACCGTCGTCGTCTACGTCGAGGGGCCGATGCGCCGGAACGACGCGCTGGAGGCCATCCAGCGCGCGAACCGCGACCCGCCCGACTCCTTCGTCACCGAGAACCGGGAGGCCCGCTCGGAGAGCATCCTCGGGGTCATTCGGACGCACCAGAACCGCTCGGAGTCGTTCCGCCGGCTCGTCGACCGGAACGACCCCGACGACGACGGCATCCCGGAGCGCAACCTCGAACGGGTGTACGAGGTGCTGCTCGACTCCGAGTCGGGCGACCAGGCGCGACGCTTCCTCACCGAGGACTTCCGGAGCACCCGCATCGTCTACACCGTCGAGGCCGACGCCGAGCAGGCCGAGATCACGGCCGACGCCCGCGAGCAGGCCGACCGCTTCCGGTTCGAGGCGACCGCGACGGGCGCGACGGTCGTCTTCCAGGACATCGCCGACACCATCCTCGCGTCCGCCCTCCGGAGCCTCGTCATCGCCTTCGCGCTGACCGCCGTCTTCCTCGTCGTCGTCTACCAGCTGCTCGCCGGGCGGCCCTCCCTCGGGGTCGTCAACCTCGTCCCCATCGCGGTGACGCTCGGGCTCATCGCCGGGTCGATGCGCTTCTTCGGCGTGCCGTTCAACGCGCTCACCGCGACCATCCTCTCCATCACGCTCGGGCTCGGCATCGACTACTCCGCCCACATCGTCCACCGGTTCGTCGACGAGTTCGAGGCACGCGCGGCGGTGCTGCCCGCCATCGACGCCACCGTCCGGGGCACCGGCGGCGCGCTCACCGGGAGCATGCTCACGACGACCGCCGGGACCGGCGTGCTCGTGCTCGCCATCACGCCCGTCCTCGGTCAGTTCGGCCTGCTCACCGCACTCAGCGTGTTCTACTCCTACCTCACCGCCATCGTCGTCACGCCCTCCGCACTGGTCGTCTGGGGTCGGCTCACCGGGGCCGACCTCCACGCCAGCCGGACGGGTTTCGTTCACACCGCTCGCCCCGATTCAACAGATTGA
- a CDS encoding MATE family efflux transporter: protein MFRLAWPIVALQLLQVTYNIADTFWLGQFDTDALAAISLAFPLIFLLISLAGGFTAAGSILVAQYTGADSDHSAGRVAGQTLSFVSVLAIGLGIVGYLLTEDMLAALPSQQETKEAVIPLAADYMEVFFLGIVFMFGFFVFSSVMRGYGDTKTPMRVMLASVAVNVVIDPILIFGVGPVPQLGIQGAAIATVASRGLGSILGIYILFFTDAGPDVDVSHLRPDLDVVRDIVRLGVPTALEQSASAFAMVTLTAMIVLFAPPVVAAYGLGNRIASLIFLPAMGLGRATNTMVGQNLGAGNAARAERAVHLAATVAAGILLVVAVVVYLFPEPLVNAFVNENIDNATATIDYSADYIRVRAFEFAFIGVLQVVLGAYRGAGNTKTALAFSLVALWIGRVATVGVLAFDPIPLIGTVPFTDFTGYGLGPDGFWTGMALGNIVGGIAAALWFTRGTWKEAYIEKGVGESPSPAAGEE, encoded by the coding sequence ATGTTCCGGCTCGCCTGGCCCATCGTCGCCCTCCAGCTCCTCCAGGTCACGTACAACATCGCCGACACGTTCTGGCTCGGCCAGTTCGACACCGACGCGCTGGCCGCCATCAGCCTCGCCTTCCCCCTCATCTTCCTGCTCATCTCGCTCGCCGGCGGGTTCACCGCAGCAGGGAGCATCCTCGTCGCGCAGTACACGGGGGCCGACAGCGACCACTCCGCCGGCCGCGTCGCGGGGCAGACCCTCTCGTTCGTCTCCGTGCTCGCCATCGGGCTCGGCATCGTCGGCTACCTCCTCACCGAGGACATGCTCGCCGCCCTGCCCAGCCAGCAGGAGACCAAGGAGGCCGTCATCCCGCTCGCAGCCGACTACATGGAGGTGTTCTTCCTCGGCATCGTCTTCATGTTCGGCTTCTTCGTCTTCTCGTCGGTCATGCGCGGCTACGGCGACACCAAGACCCCGATGCGGGTCATGCTCGCCAGCGTCGCGGTCAACGTCGTCATCGACCCCATCCTCATCTTCGGCGTCGGTCCCGTCCCCCAGCTCGGCATCCAGGGCGCGGCCATCGCCACCGTCGCCTCCCGCGGGCTCGGCTCCATCCTCGGCATCTACATCCTCTTCTTCACCGACGCCGGCCCCGACGTCGACGTCTCCCACCTCAGACCCGACCTCGACGTCGTCCGCGACATCGTCCGCCTCGGCGTCCCCACCGCGCTCGAACAGTCCGCCAGCGCCTTCGCCATGGTCACGCTGACCGCGATGATCGTCCTGTTCGCGCCGCCCGTCGTCGCCGCCTACGGCCTCGGCAACCGCATCGCCTCGCTCATCTTCCTCCCCGCGATGGGACTCGGCCGCGCCACCAACACCATGGTCGGCCAGAACCTCGGGGCCGGCAACGCCGCCCGCGCCGAGCGCGCCGTCCACCTCGCCGCCACGGTCGCGGCCGGCATCCTCCTCGTCGTCGCCGTCGTCGTCTACCTCTTCCCCGAACCGCTCGTGAACGCCTTCGTCAACGAGAACATCGACAACGCCACCGCCACCATCGACTACAGCGCCGACTACATCCGCGTCCGCGCCTTCGAGTTCGCCTTCATCGGCGTCCTCCAGGTCGTCCTCGGGGCCTACCGCGGCGCGGGTAACACCAAGACCGCGCTCGCGTTCTCACTCGTCGCGCTCTGGATCGGCCGCGTCGCCACCGTCGGCGTCCTCGCGTTCGACCCCATCCCACTCATCGGGACCGTCCCGTTCACCGACTTCACCGGCTACGGCCTCGGCCCCGACGGCTTCTGGACCGGCATGGCCCTCGGCAACATCGTCGGGGGGATCGCCGCCGCACTCTGGTTCACCCGGGGCACCTGGAAGGAGGCGTACATCGAGAAGGGCGTCGGCGAGTCGCCGTCGCCCGCCGCCGGCGAGGAGTGA
- a CDS encoding HpcH/HpaI aldolase family protein: protein MERLQRFDRLKDQFRSGEQVTGGWVSIPHGEVAELTARHDYDFVCVDMEHAPTDVSDLGDLVRGIDAAPGETVPLVRVPGNDEVVIKRALDAGVGGLMVPRIDTAADAEAVVAASTYPPEGIRGTAGTRASGFGADLPAYLDGADDALTRIVQIETLPALENAAEIAAVEGIDALFVGPADLSVALDVPLEYGADAFEDAVETVVEAAEEAGIPVGVFATDPGRFGTWAELGFDFGVMGYDAGFLRAGNERLLSAYDEEWG from the coding sequence ATGGAACGCCTCCAGCGATTCGACCGACTGAAGGACCAGTTCAGGAGCGGCGAGCAGGTAACTGGCGGCTGGGTCTCCATCCCGCACGGCGAGGTCGCCGAGCTCACGGCCAGGCACGACTACGACTTCGTCTGCGTGGACATGGAGCACGCCCCCACCGACGTCTCCGACCTGGGCGACCTCGTCAGGGGCATCGACGCCGCGCCGGGCGAGACCGTCCCGCTGGTCCGGGTGCCGGGCAACGACGAGGTGGTGATCAAGCGGGCACTCGACGCCGGCGTCGGCGGGCTGATGGTGCCCAGAATCGACACCGCCGCGGACGCCGAGGCGGTGGTCGCGGCGTCGACGTACCCGCCCGAGGGCATCCGCGGTACCGCGGGAACTAGGGCCTCCGGGTTCGGCGCGGACCTGCCCGCGTACCTCGACGGGGCGGACGACGCGCTCACGAGGATCGTCCAGATAGAGACCCTGCCGGCGCTCGAGAACGCCGCGGAGATCGCCGCCGTCGAGGGCATCGACGCGCTGTTCGTCGGGCCGGCGGACCTCTCGGTGGCGCTCGACGTACCGCTCGAGTACGGGGCCGACGCGTTCGAGGACGCCGTCGAGACGGTCGTCGAGGCCGCCGAGGAGGCTGGGATTCCGGTCGGCGTGTTCGCGACGGACCCGGGCCGGTTCGGGACGTGGGCCGAGCTGGGCTTCGACTTCGGCGTCATGGGCTACGACGCCGGCTTCCTGCGGGCGGGGAACGAGCGGCTGCTGTCGGCGTACGACGAGGAGTGGGGCTGA
- a CDS encoding MATE family efflux transporter has product MYRPPNPVRLCILWIGLALARLGLVSREHVRRTTDLAWPRIVTGLARMSKSAVDVAMVGVAVGRTAIAGVGFASPYWGVAFSLGGGFAAGTIALVSQRFGGEAYDELGDAIRASALLVVAVTLPVTVLFWSIPFELVDLLSSEARPTELGGAYLKILALGVPFAGLNLVGSRIYIGLDDAWTPMVLRAGGAVTNIALNAVLIFGLGLGVEGAAWGTVLSNALITGVFAVALAAGRLPLLGDLPVQVSPTGSYAVLGDLRDLVRIGLPVVGRNLVWTVAKFPMLAIVGLFGSTVVAAYVISRRIWGLMNTPGWGFGLAASSLVGQELGAGDEAAAESYARDIVAFSVATYAVAAVIVAVFAEPIVGLFVDSPSDTAIPVARGLVYAACVAVIAGGVKAATAGPLDASGDTRWPFYSQAIGMFGVAIPLAYLGAVTPLGIWGLYLSFLAETIVPAAINYWRFSTGKWKAISREYRPDQPVADD; this is encoded by the coding sequence GTGTACCGTCCGCCGAACCCCGTGCGCCTTTGCATCCTCTGGATCGGGCTCGCGCTGGCCCGCCTCGGCCTCGTCTCCCGTGAGCACGTGCGCCGGACGACGGACCTCGCGTGGCCGCGCATCGTCACGGGTCTCGCGCGGATGTCGAAGAGCGCCGTCGACGTGGCGATGGTCGGCGTCGCCGTCGGCCGCACCGCCATCGCCGGCGTCGGCTTCGCCTCCCCGTACTGGGGTGTCGCCTTCTCGCTCGGCGGCGGCTTCGCCGCGGGGACCATCGCCCTCGTCTCACAGCGCTTCGGCGGCGAGGCCTACGACGAACTCGGCGACGCAATCCGGGCGAGTGCGCTCCTCGTCGTCGCCGTCACCCTCCCCGTCACCGTGCTGTTCTGGTCGATCCCGTTCGAACTCGTCGACCTGCTGTCGAGCGAGGCCCGACCGACCGAGCTCGGCGGAGCGTACCTCAAGATCCTCGCCCTCGGGGTCCCCTTCGCCGGGCTGAACCTCGTCGGGAGCCGCATCTACATCGGCCTCGACGACGCCTGGACGCCGATGGTGCTCCGGGCCGGTGGAGCCGTCACCAACATCGCCCTCAACGCCGTGCTCATCTTCGGGCTCGGTCTCGGGGTCGAGGGCGCGGCGTGGGGCACCGTGCTCTCGAACGCACTCATCACCGGCGTCTTCGCCGTCGCGCTGGCCGCCGGCCGGCTCCCCCTGCTCGGCGACCTTCCGGTGCAGGTCTCGCCCACCGGCTCCTACGCCGTCCTCGGGGACCTCCGCGACCTCGTCCGCATCGGCCTGCCCGTCGTCGGGCGCAACCTCGTCTGGACCGTCGCCAAGTTCCCCATGCTCGCCATCGTCGGGCTGTTCGGCTCGACGGTCGTGGCCGCGTACGTCATCAGCCGGCGCATCTGGGGCCTGATGAACACGCCGGGCTGGGGCTTCGGGCTCGCCGCCAGCAGCCTCGTCGGGCAGGAACTCGGCGCGGGCGACGAGGCCGCCGCGGAGTCCTACGCCCGCGACATCGTCGCGTTCTCCGTCGCCACCTACGCCGTCGCGGCCGTCATCGTCGCCGTCTTCGCCGAGCCCATCGTCGGGCTGTTCGTCGACAGCCCGAGCGACACCGCCATCCCCGTCGCACGGGGGCTCGTCTACGCCGCCTGCGTCGCCGTCATCGCCGGCGGCGTCAAGGCCGCGACCGCCGGCCCGCTCGACGCCAGCGGCGACACCCGCTGGCCGTTCTACAGCCAGGCGATCGGGATGTTCGGCGTCGCCATCCCGCTCGCGTACCTCGGGGCGGTGACGCCGCTCGGCATCTGGGGACTCTACCTCTCCTTCCTCGCGGAGACGATCGTCCCCGCCGCCATCAACTACTGGCGGTTCTCCACGGGCAAGTGGAAGGCCATCAGCCGCGAGTACCGCCCCGACCAGCCCGTCGCCGACGACTGA
- a CDS encoding helix-turn-helix domain-containing protein: MFVQFTLDSPLLDRALSAVPDLSLDIEKLDSSPTVPLRVVFWARGESLDEFEDALALDPTVETFTVLANERSQRLYCVVVPENVPCVDLYARLIDLHGVLVDATCDDSGWTMEMLFPDRDAFGSFRRACEAAELSVTVESIHSGQVGRTTADADLTPAQREILSRAVDVGYFDIPRETTLRGLGDEVGVSGQAASERLRRGMETLVRETLSDHIEE; the protein is encoded by the coding sequence ATGTTCGTCCAATTCACTCTCGACTCCCCACTCCTCGACCGGGCCCTCTCTGCCGTCCCCGACCTCAGTCTCGACATCGAGAAGCTCGACTCCTCGCCGACCGTCCCGCTGCGCGTCGTCTTCTGGGCGCGCGGCGAGTCGCTCGACGAGTTCGAAGACGCGCTGGCGCTCGACCCGACCGTCGAGACGTTCACCGTCCTCGCGAACGAGCGCTCGCAGCGACTCTACTGCGTCGTCGTCCCCGAGAACGTCCCCTGTGTCGACCTGTACGCCCGCTTGATAGACCTCCACGGCGTCCTCGTCGACGCGACCTGTGACGACTCCGGCTGGACGATGGAGATGCTGTTCCCCGACCGCGACGCGTTCGGCTCGTTCCGTCGCGCCTGCGAGGCGGCGGAGCTGTCGGTGACCGTCGAATCCATCCACAGCGGGCAGGTCGGCCGGACGACGGCGGACGCCGACCTCACGCCCGCCCAGCGCGAGATCCTCTCCCGGGCCGTCGATGTCGGCTACTTCGACATCCCCCGGGAGACCACGCTCCGGGGCCTCGGCGACGAGGTCGGCGTCTCCGGACAGGCCGCCTCCGAACGTCTGCGGCGCGGCATGGAGACGCTTGTCCGCGAGACGCTCTCCGACCACATCGAGGAGTAG
- a CDS encoding CHY zinc finger protein produces the protein MRRIAEHHVFGVSVDAETRCVHYDEEYDVLALRFGCCGRFFPCFECHDAVTDHAREPWPRDRFDEVAALCGRCGATLTANEYLAAPGTCADCGGAFNPGCAAHHHLYFEGQ, from the coding sequence GTGCGACGAATCGCCGAGCACCACGTCTTCGGCGTCTCGGTCGACGCCGAGACGCGCTGTGTACACTACGACGAGGAGTACGACGTGCTGGCGCTGCGCTTTGGCTGTTGCGGACGCTTCTTCCCCTGTTTCGAGTGCCACGACGCCGTCACCGACCACGCCCGCGAGCCGTGGCCACGCGACCGGTTCGACGAGGTCGCGGCGCTCTGTGGCCGCTGCGGTGCGACTCTCACCGCGAACGAGTACCTCGCCGCGCCCGGAACGTGTGCGGACTGCGGTGGCGCGTTCAACCCGGGCTGTGCGGCCCACCACCACCTGTACTTCGAGGGGCAGTAG
- a CDS encoding deoxyuridine 5'-triphosphate nucleotidohydrolase codes for MYRSGQFVAEHVSPTTDDQVQPNGVDLTVETVFEQREPGRIRHEGKEIGERQEIESEQYTDEGTPTYYLEAGTYVARYGEQIAIPSGHVGFVYPRSSLMRNSCMLNTAVWDAGYEGRGEGLLQVHHDVEIAEGARIAQLVLAEAEHVEEYDGSYQGENL; via the coding sequence ATGTACCGTTCCGGGCAGTTCGTCGCGGAGCACGTGTCGCCGACGACCGACGACCAGGTCCAGCCCAACGGCGTCGACCTCACCGTCGAGACCGTGTTCGAGCAGCGCGAGCCGGGGCGCATCCGGCACGAGGGCAAGGAGATCGGCGAACGGCAGGAGATCGAGTCCGAGCAGTACACCGACGAGGGGACGCCGACGTACTACCTCGAGGCCGGCACCTACGTCGCCCGCTACGGCGAGCAGATCGCCATCCCGTCCGGCCACGTCGGCTTCGTCTACCCGCGCTCGTCGCTGATGCGCAACTCCTGCATGCTGAACACGGCGGTCTGGGACGCCGGCTACGAGGGACGCGGCGAGGGCCTGCTACAGGTCCACCACGACGTCGAGATCGCCGAGGGGGCGCGCATCGCCCAGCTGGTGCTCGCCGAGGCCGAACACGTCGAGGAGTACGACGGCAGTTACCAGGGCGAGAACCTGTAG